From Pedobacter indicus, a single genomic window includes:
- a CDS encoding ABC transporter ATP-binding protein: MTNILSVRNLSKTYRSGERSLAVLQDINFDIEEGSTTAIVGPSGSGKTTLLGLCAGLDQASEGRIVLHQQVMNELNEDERSLLRNQYVGFIFQNFQLLPTLTALENVMVPLELRNARNVKKVAMELLEKVGLAARSSHYPAQLSGGEQQRVSLARAFSNSPKILFADEPTGNLDAETGEKVEKLLFDLNREAGTTLILVTHDLDLASKTQRVIHMKGGKLLTDEG, encoded by the coding sequence TTGACGAATATTTTAAGTGTACGTAATTTAAGTAAGACTTACCGGAGCGGTGAACGCAGTTTAGCGGTTTTACAAGACATTAATTTTGATATAGAAGAAGGATCCACAACGGCGATCGTTGGGCCATCGGGTAGCGGCAAAACGACCCTTCTCGGGCTTTGTGCGGGACTGGATCAGGCAAGTGAAGGTAGGATTGTCCTCCATCAGCAGGTTATGAACGAGCTGAATGAAGACGAACGTTCTTTGTTAAGAAATCAGTATGTGGGGTTTATTTTTCAGAATTTTCAGCTGTTGCCGACATTGACAGCGCTGGAAAATGTCATGGTTCCTTTGGAACTTCGTAATGCTCGCAATGTAAAGAAAGTAGCAATGGAACTACTGGAAAAGGTGGGTCTGGCAGCTCGATCGTCACACTATCCGGCGCAGCTTTCAGGTGGGGAGCAACAACGTGTTTCCTTGGCGAGAGCATTTTCCAATTCACCTAAAATTCTGTTTGCTGACGAACCTACTGGGAATTTGGATGCGGAGACAGGTGAGAAGGTCGAGAAATTGCTATTCGATCTGAATCGTGAAGCAGGTACCACGCTCATTTTGGTAACCCATGACCTTGATCTGGCGTCGAAAACACAGCGAGTAATTCATATGAAGGGTGGAAAGTTACTGACAGATGAAGGGTAA
- a CDS encoding sensor histidine kinase, producing MLSKINHITPDILLNRQYRPLRHVLLQIAVLLITVNILWDKPTQILPSRLWAWGIYWLLFNLAIYINMYVLVPRFLLKGKTKLYVGLTFLLILLSILSIGVLQSLADGESATTAPTRAPVFIGLLSGLGSFALFIGGITNLQLFKYLLENRQRINELENATMAVELANLQNQINPHFLFNMLNNANIMAGEDTQKSSLMLSKLKDLLRYQVDKSSEKTVRLDQEIALLKDYLELETVRRDRFSYDIKFWGDMSQSVPPLLFIPFVENAVKHNPENDAYVHLLFRLTADKLYFECINPKAKTTRTRKEGGIGLVNIRRRLDLLYKQKYELVLKDNGSFYTAKLELEL from the coding sequence ATGCTGAGCAAGATTAACCATATCACCCCCGATATACTCTTAAATCGACAGTATAGACCACTAAGGCATGTTTTACTGCAAATTGCCGTTCTGTTGATCACGGTCAATATCTTATGGGATAAACCTACCCAAATCCTACCCAGCCGTTTATGGGCCTGGGGAATATATTGGCTATTGTTCAACCTCGCAATTTATATCAATATGTACGTACTGGTACCACGCTTTTTGTTGAAAGGTAAAACCAAATTGTACGTCGGACTCACATTCTTGTTGATTTTACTTTCAATACTGTCGATTGGAGTACTCCAAAGTTTGGCGGACGGTGAAAGCGCTACTACTGCACCTACTAGAGCGCCGGTGTTTATAGGTTTGCTATCTGGTTTGGGGTCTTTTGCTCTTTTTATAGGCGGAATTACCAACCTTCAATTATTTAAGTACCTATTAGAGAACCGCCAGAGGATCAATGAACTGGAGAATGCGACAATGGCTGTCGAGCTGGCCAATTTGCAGAACCAAATCAACCCACACTTTTTATTTAATATGCTGAACAATGCGAATATTATGGCAGGAGAAGATACGCAGAAATCATCTCTGATGCTCTCTAAATTAAAGGATCTTTTGCGCTATCAGGTTGACAAGAGTTCTGAAAAGACGGTTCGATTAGATCAGGAAATCGCATTATTGAAAGATTATCTCGAACTTGAAACCGTTCGACGAGATCGTTTTTCGTATGATATTAAATTTTGGGGAGACATGAGTCAATCCGTGCCGCCGCTTCTTTTTATTCCCTTTGTAGAGAATGCTGTTAAACACAATCCGGAGAACGATGCTTATGTTCATCTACTATTTCGCTTGACGGCTGATAAATTGTATTTTGAATGTATAAATCCGAAAGCCAAAACTACTCGGACTAGAAAAGAAGGAGGGATCGGCTTGGTGAATATCCGAAGACGTTTAGATTTATTGTATAAACAAAAATATGAACTTGTACTTAAGGATAATGGGAGTTTTTATACCGCAAAATTAGAGCTGGAGCTATGA
- a CDS encoding endonuclease/exonuclease/phosphatase family protein, whose amino-acid sequence MKKLCLLIFICGFALGVNAQTKNETLEVISYNIHHGANKDEVLTIDKVGEFLKKYKVDLVGLQEVDSLCNRSGKTDQMKVLAEITGMHAAFGRHFPYDGGSYGLGLLSAFPLSDIRNDRITSKSVDGEKRSLALLSAIATLPDGRKIRFATVHFALDQPTRMLQAEEVLEFLKEDGSIPVILTGDLNAKPDNEAIELLQLDFSLTDAKLGNTFPVYEADRKIDYIMVSSKNLHSVKGAKVLDKEDHSDHLPLWSAVELKF is encoded by the coding sequence ATGAAAAAGTTATGTCTTCTAATCTTTATTTGTGGCTTTGCTTTAGGCGTGAATGCTCAAACAAAAAATGAAACCCTTGAAGTGATTTCCTATAATATTCACCACGGAGCTAATAAGGACGAAGTGTTGACGATTGATAAGGTAGGTGAGTTTCTGAAGAAATACAAAGTAGACCTGGTTGGTCTACAGGAAGTTGACAGCTTATGTAACCGATCAGGAAAAACAGATCAGATGAAAGTTTTGGCGGAAATTACAGGTATGCATGCTGCATTTGGAAGGCATTTTCCTTATGATGGCGGATCTTATGGCTTGGGTCTGCTTTCAGCTTTTCCGTTAAGTGACATCCGCAACGATCGGATCACATCGAAATCTGTCGATGGTGAAAAACGCTCGCTCGCTCTGCTTAGTGCAATTGCAACCCTCCCTGATGGCCGGAAAATTCGATTCGCAACGGTTCATTTTGCACTGGATCAGCCGACGAGAATGCTCCAAGCTGAAGAGGTTCTGGAGTTTTTAAAAGAAGATGGTTCTATACCGGTTATTTTGACGGGCGACTTGAACGCTAAACCAGACAATGAGGCCATTGAGTTGTTACAACTCGATTTTTCATTGACTGACGCAAAGCTCGGCAATACCTTCCCTGTATATGAAGCTGATCGGAAAATCGATTACATCATGGTCAGCTCGAAAAATCTGCATTCCGTTAAAGGAGCGAAAGTTCTGGATAAAGAAGACCATTCTGACCATTTACCTCTTTGGAGTGCTGTGGAGCTGAAATTTTAG
- a CDS encoding M23 family metallopeptidase — protein MRNKEIKSVYYITLLFSVLIIACSDQITGDLFKGKTPHERYSEHLENAGLNGSILYERWLAASVQSLQQPIEISVPYQEKAYFGADFPNAAGYLFEARDGEQLQIEISPQSLDSVQLFIDLFARATDTTQNHMHLASVEADSTFLSYTVRRNGEYILRIQPELLSDVSFDLRITAEPSLSNPVAENAKQHIGSFFGVDRDGGRRSHEGIDIFADRMTPAVAATDGVIRRVGTNNLGGKVVFLRAQDRPISLYYAHLDSQIVSTGQTVKTGDTVGLIGNTGNARTTPPHLHFGIYTSNGAVDPLPFVRPGKSTPSAITSDIGRIGDTLRISTSNHDVAIHTPLIIEAAALNGYRATLPDQSKVFVSENQVTNTSQPLRTLTLRKEKLVYRSPHLLAAIVNRYPAGEQVQILAEIDDYYLIENNFTKGWIEND, from the coding sequence ATGAGAAACAAAGAAATTAAAAGTGTCTACTATATTACTCTGCTATTTTCGGTCCTCATCATTGCCTGTAGTGATCAAATCACCGGCGATTTATTCAAAGGGAAAACACCTCATGAGCGTTACTCAGAACATCTCGAGAACGCAGGATTGAATGGAAGTATTCTTTACGAGCGCTGGTTAGCTGCCTCCGTTCAGAGTCTTCAGCAACCTATTGAAATTAGTGTGCCCTATCAGGAAAAGGCGTATTTCGGAGCAGATTTCCCCAATGCCGCCGGTTATTTATTTGAAGCCAGAGATGGTGAGCAACTGCAGATTGAAATTAGCCCCCAAAGTTTAGACAGTGTACAATTGTTCATCGACTTATTTGCCCGGGCTACTGACACAACACAAAATCACATGCACCTAGCATCCGTCGAAGCCGATAGCACCTTTCTTTCCTATACGGTCCGACGGAATGGAGAATACATCCTTCGAATTCAGCCTGAATTGCTTAGCGATGTTTCTTTTGATCTGAGGATAACAGCAGAACCCTCGCTATCAAACCCGGTTGCCGAGAATGCCAAGCAGCATATCGGCTCTTTCTTTGGCGTCGACCGCGATGGCGGCCGAAGATCACATGAGGGTATTGATATATTCGCTGATCGGATGACACCTGCCGTCGCCGCGACAGACGGTGTCATCCGTCGAGTGGGAACCAATAACCTCGGTGGTAAAGTTGTCTTTCTTCGGGCTCAAGATCGGCCAATTAGCTTATATTACGCCCATTTGGATAGCCAAATTGTCTCAACAGGTCAAACCGTTAAAACGGGTGACACTGTTGGTTTGATTGGCAATACAGGAAATGCCCGCACCACACCACCGCATCTTCATTTTGGCATTTACACTTCAAACGGCGCGGTTGACCCACTCCCTTTTGTCAGGCCCGGAAAATCAACGCCATCAGCGATCACATCCGATATCGGACGAATTGGCGATACACTTCGCATAAGCACATCCAATCATGATGTTGCGATCCATACGCCGCTGATTATCGAGGCGGCAGCACTAAATGGCTATCGAGCCACGCTACCAGATCAAAGTAAGGTATTCGTTTCGGAAAATCAGGTAACGAATACTTCTCAACCGCTGAGAACATTGACCCTTCGAAAAGAAAAGCTTGTTTACAGAAGCCCTCATCTACTGGCTGCCATTGTCAACCGATATCCGGCTGGCGAACAAGTTCAGATATTAGCTGAAATTGATGATTATTATTTGATAGAAAATAATTTCACGAAAGGATGGATAGAAAACGATTGA
- a CDS encoding LytR/AlgR family response regulator transcription factor, with protein MKCIIVDDEPIARKGIEKLTTTISSLKLLGCFESAETAAKFIRDHEVDLLFLDIQMSGLNGIELARTIPATTLVIFTTAFAEYALDSYEVDAVDYLVKPIKPERFKKAVEKALSYHSMLLSEEKNVGIEQVNNDFMFIKSDRRFFKVNFRDILFVEGLKDYVIIQTTTQRLITHMNLKTIHGLLPQLNFLRVNRSYIINKESIDSFSNNDVFIRDYEISIGNSYRDEFFDELLKK; from the coding sequence ATGAAATGTATTATTGTAGACGATGAGCCTATCGCCCGTAAAGGGATAGAAAAACTAACAACAACTATCTCGTCGTTGAAATTATTAGGTTGTTTTGAAAGTGCCGAAACGGCGGCTAAATTTATTCGAGACCACGAAGTCGACTTACTCTTCCTGGATATCCAGATGTCCGGATTGAATGGGATTGAGTTGGCGAGAACGATTCCAGCGACAACTTTGGTCATCTTTACAACGGCTTTTGCAGAGTATGCACTTGACAGTTATGAGGTGGACGCAGTGGACTATCTCGTCAAACCCATCAAACCCGAACGATTTAAGAAGGCAGTAGAAAAAGCTCTTAGCTATCATAGTATGCTCCTATCTGAAGAAAAGAATGTTGGTATCGAGCAGGTTAATAATGACTTTATGTTCATAAAATCTGATCGTCGGTTCTTCAAAGTAAATTTTAGAGATATTTTGTTCGTTGAAGGCTTAAAGGATTATGTTATTATCCAAACGACGACCCAGCGTCTAATCACCCATATGAACCTGAAAACAATTCATGGATTGTTACCGCAACTTAATTTTTTACGTGTCAACCGTTCTTATATTATCAATAAAGAAAGTATTGATTCGTTTAGTAACAATGATGTCTTTATCAGAGATTATGAGATTAGCATCGGTAATAGTTATCGTGATGAGTTTTTTGATGAATTGTTGAAAAAGTAA
- a CDS encoding histidine kinase has protein sequence MSEQHKNTLFNFLTSTNYRVWRHLFFILAFIPIGLAQAFFVFDGYTEISTRTIYAFGIGLFITIIAFVYFNIYVLASRFLPKGEFATYLFALLVSVFLFLFLKHITEYWILSAANIHRGFNGITLLDGLSNLMLYSICIASGSISLLFKRWMAGNDEIENLKNKQLKNSIEEIKSRLRPHFLYATLDHASNRVKSEPVLISDTVFRLSEMLRYQLYDSKRDRVLLTSDIEFIRNYLVLEKQNREGALTYTISVNGNPNKLVFPALFIPWVDEIAAGKPTQIDILFDIDTCLIKFECRVWGLDLSPCDFSKIQQEQKVLYADDIAIKKEDGLIELQLKIC, from the coding sequence ATGAGTGAACAGCACAAAAATACACTCTTTAACTTTCTGACTTCAACGAACTACAGAGTATGGAGGCACCTGTTTTTCATTTTGGCCTTTATTCCTATCGGACTGGCACAAGCTTTTTTTGTATTTGATGGTTATACTGAGATTTCTACTCGTACAATCTATGCATTTGGGATCGGTCTCTTTATCACAATTATTGCTTTTGTCTATTTCAATATTTACGTTTTAGCATCCCGCTTTTTGCCGAAAGGTGAATTCGCGACCTATCTTTTCGCCTTGTTGGTTTCGGTTTTTTTGTTTCTTTTTTTAAAACATATTACAGAATATTGGATTCTTTCTGCTGCTAATATTCATCGGGGATTTAATGGGATTACCCTGTTGGATGGCCTGTCAAATCTAATGCTCTACTCCATATGTATCGCCAGTGGTTCTATCTCACTGCTATTTAAACGATGGATGGCCGGGAATGATGAAATTGAAAATCTCAAAAATAAGCAGTTGAAAAATAGTATCGAGGAAATTAAAAGCAGGCTCCGTCCTCATTTCTTATACGCCACGTTGGACCATGCTTCAAACCGTGTGAAATCAGAACCGGTTCTGATTTCAGATACAGTCTTCCGATTGAGTGAGATGCTGAGATACCAATTGTACGATTCCAAGAGAGACCGAGTTCTGTTGACGTCTGATATAGAATTCATACGGAATTATCTGGTGCTAGAAAAGCAGAATAGGGAAGGGGCGCTTACTTATACGATATCGGTCAATGGGAACCCCAATAAGCTGGTTTTTCCAGCACTGTTTATCCCTTGGGTCGATGAAATCGCTGCCGGTAAACCAACCCAGATTGATATCTTATTTGATATCGATACTTGTTTGATCAAGTTCGAGTGTCGGGTATGGGGACTAGACTTGTCACCATGCGACTTTTCGAAAATCCAACAGGAACAAAAGGTACTATATGCTGATGATATAGCTATAAAAAAAGAAGACGGATTGATCGAATTACAGTTGAAAATATGCTGA
- a CDS encoding TonB-dependent receptor, producing the protein MRRLEIIIFILFLLPVVVVAQSRPQLTQTVHGMVKDKVSGEPLPAISIYLDNKQLDTSTDEHGQFVLHEVPIGRHTVRASGAGYETAVIKEVLVGTGRELNLEIALHEKYIALESVVVTPKINKEQSLNPMALVGAQMFSVEEANRFAGGMDDPARLVSSYAGVATPHVSNNGISIRGNAPSLLQWRVEGIEIPNPNHFADIDVLGGGLLSALSSNVLGNSDFFIGAFPAEYNNSISGVFDMQLRNGNSQRHQHTFQLGVLGIDLASEGPISRENNSSYIINYRYSTTGLIGKFQDKEDMGGLLAYQDLNFKFNFPTSKIGTFSLWGVGFMDEADPILDEDEERKYLDDGILSAAKQKSGSLGLSHRYFFDNKKTSVNTTLAAIHQGNEIEEEFYNLDEERSPKSELYANTTNLVFNSVLNHKFNAKHSNKTGITFTNIRYDMNLDFTPIFEQPLENLLSSTESANLISGYTNSLFNINDVLTLSTGLNAQYFSLNGNVTIEPRASFKWQLNPKNSVAIAYGLHSRMEKPDVYFVKDEDANLPNRNLDLMKSHHLMLSYVYSISGNMSLKIEPYYQALFDVPVTDDGSYSILNRKDFYISESLVNKGKGRNYGIDLTFSRYLTRGLYYMMTASLFDSKYLAGDERWYNTRYNRNWITNALVGKEWMFGRDMLSVNLKASILGGKRYTPVDEAATFAHPDKEVQYDETRMYSKQFSPMFIGDFSLSYKMNRKKVAHEFAIKSINATGAKEYLEHKYNIITRTIEPYEPSTSIFNVSYRIEF; encoded by the coding sequence ATGAGAAGGTTAGAGATTATCATTTTTATTTTATTTCTTTTACCAGTTGTTGTTGTCGCTCAAAGTCGGCCTCAGCTTACGCAGACGGTGCATGGTATGGTAAAAGATAAAGTTTCGGGCGAACCATTACCTGCAATTTCGATCTATTTGGATAACAAACAGTTGGATACCTCGACCGATGAGCATGGTCAATTTGTATTACATGAAGTGCCTATTGGTCGGCACACCGTTCGGGCAAGTGGTGCAGGTTATGAAACGGCTGTTATTAAAGAAGTCTTGGTGGGTACAGGCAGAGAGTTAAACCTGGAAATAGCACTTCATGAAAAATACATAGCTTTAGAATCGGTTGTGGTTACCCCCAAAATTAACAAAGAGCAATCGCTGAACCCCATGGCACTTGTGGGTGCTCAAATGTTTAGCGTGGAAGAAGCGAATAGGTTTGCAGGAGGAATGGATGATCCAGCTCGTTTGGTCAGTTCCTATGCCGGTGTGGCAACACCTCACGTATCGAATAACGGGATTTCAATCCGTGGAAATGCGCCAAGCCTTTTGCAGTGGCGTGTGGAAGGCATAGAGATTCCTAATCCGAATCATTTTGCTGATATTGACGTTTTGGGAGGCGGGCTTCTATCTGCATTAAGCAGCAATGTACTTGGTAATTCAGATTTCTTTATTGGTGCGTTCCCGGCCGAATATAATAATTCTATTTCTGGTGTTTTTGATATGCAATTGCGGAATGGAAATAGTCAACGACATCAACATACGTTTCAGCTGGGCGTTTTAGGAATAGATTTAGCTTCTGAGGGGCCTATTAGCCGAGAAAACAATTCGTCCTATATTATTAACTATCGATATTCAACAACGGGCCTAATCGGGAAGTTTCAAGATAAAGAAGATATGGGCGGTCTGCTAGCCTATCAAGATTTAAATTTCAAATTTAATTTTCCGACAAGTAAAATCGGTACTTTTTCGTTGTGGGGCGTGGGTTTCATGGATGAAGCTGATCCTATACTCGACGAGGATGAAGAACGAAAGTATCTGGATGACGGAATTCTTTCGGCAGCTAAACAAAAGTCAGGTTCGCTAGGCTTGTCCCATCGTTATTTCTTCGATAACAAGAAAACTTCTGTAAACACAACGCTTGCCGCAATACATCAAGGTAACGAGATCGAAGAAGAATTTTATAATTTAGATGAGGAGAGAAGTCCAAAAAGTGAACTGTATGCAAATACCACAAATCTGGTGTTTAATAGCGTGCTGAATCATAAATTTAACGCAAAGCATAGTAATAAAACAGGAATTACATTTACGAATATCCGTTATGACATGAACTTGGATTTTACACCAATATTCGAACAGCCTCTTGAAAATCTATTGAGCTCTACGGAAAGCGCGAACTTAATCTCAGGATATACGAACTCATTATTCAATATTAACGATGTATTAACGCTTTCCACAGGACTGAATGCACAGTATTTTTCTTTAAACGGTAATGTGACCATTGAGCCGCGAGCAAGTTTTAAATGGCAATTAAATCCAAAAAATTCGGTGGCAATAGCCTATGGCCTGCATAGTCGGATGGAAAAGCCGGACGTTTATTTTGTAAAAGATGAAGATGCGAATCTTCCCAACCGAAATCTCGATTTAATGAAAAGTCATCATCTTATGCTTTCTTATGTTTATAGTATTTCAGGTAATATGAGCTTGAAAATAGAACCTTATTATCAAGCGTTATTTGATGTGCCGGTTACAGACGATGGCAGTTATTCCATTCTTAATAGAAAGGATTTTTATATTAGTGAGAGCTTAGTTAATAAAGGAAAGGGGCGAAATTATGGGATTGACTTAACTTTTTCAAGATATCTTACAAGAGGATTATACTACATGATGACTGCATCTTTATTTGATTCGAAATACCTGGCGGGTGATGAGAGGTGGTACAACACTCGTTATAATAGAAATTGGATTACCAATGCTCTTGTTGGAAAAGAATGGATGTTCGGTCGGGATATGCTCAGCGTAAACCTGAAAGCTAGCATTCTGGGTGGCAAACGCTATACTCCGGTAGATGAAGCCGCTACATTTGCGCATCCCGATAAAGAGGTTCAATATGATGAAACAAGGATGTATTCGAAGCAATTTTCTCCGATGTTTATTGGTGATTTCTCTTTAAGCTATAAAATGAATCGAAAAAAAGTGGCACATGAATTCGCAATAAAAAGTATTAATGCAACTGGTGCGAAAGAATACTTAGAACATAAATATAACATCATAACACGAACGATTGAACCATACGAGCCTAGCACGTCTATTTTTAATGTAAGTTACCGGATCGAATTTTAG
- a CDS encoding arylesterase produces the protein MNLNSIPILLAVICLVSCANPNNQQSSEEKENNIDPAAKEEKAAVKRILFFGNSLTAGYGLDNTDDAFPGLIQKKIDSLELPYQTVNAGLSGETTAGGNERVDWLLKQRIDIFVLELGANDGLRGLPVEETYNNLQSIIDKVKAAWPECQIVLTGMLVPPSMGQEYAENFKQIFPRLAEENELALVSFLLENVAGEVELNQEDGIHPTKEGQRIMAENVWATLHQLL, from the coding sequence ATGAACCTTAATTCTATTCCCATACTCCTTGCTGTTATTTGCCTTGTTTCATGCGCTAACCCTAATAACCAACAATCGTCAGAAGAGAAAGAGAACAACATTGACCCAGCTGCCAAAGAAGAGAAAGCGGCCGTTAAAAGAATATTATTTTTTGGGAACAGTTTAACTGCGGGCTACGGTCTGGATAATACTGATGATGCTTTTCCGGGTCTGATTCAGAAGAAAATAGATTCACTGGAACTCCCCTATCAGACGGTCAATGCCGGATTAAGTGGCGAAACAACAGCAGGTGGAAATGAACGGGTAGACTGGCTCCTGAAACAGCGAATTGATATTTTCGTTTTGGAGCTTGGCGCTAACGATGGTTTGCGCGGACTGCCAGTCGAGGAAACCTATAACAACCTCCAATCCATTATCGATAAAGTCAAAGCAGCCTGGCCTGAGTGTCAGATCGTCTTAACCGGGATGCTTGTCCCCCCTAGTATGGGTCAAGAATATGCAGAGAACTTTAAACAGATTTTTCCCAGGCTAGCTGAAGAAAACGAACTTGCGTTAGTCTCTTTCTTACTTGAAAATGTGGCTGGAGAAGTCGAGCTTAACCAAGAAGACGGTATCCACCCGACAAAAGAGGGTCAGCGGATTATGGCTGAGAATGTTTGGGCCACATTGCACCAATTGCTATAA